Proteins encoded within one genomic window of Gambusia affinis linkage group LG23, SWU_Gaff_1.0, whole genome shotgun sequence:
- the ifrd1 gene encoding interferon-related developmental regulator 1, with product MPRNKKKKGKGGQHGAVLPFSDEDASIETLSHCSSFSDVTSVADEGGEASEDTAQEDFQYKLKGFIDSTVDKSAKTRQGALDGLKTAMATRILYEFISERRMTITDSIERCLKKGKGEEQRAAASLACLLCIQLGSGIESEEVFKSLKPIFKNILADGSANIQARQAVATSLGLCTLVAEDDILDVQATMECFESLFTRSYARADGTCPSISPQMSQLHVNALLSWALLLTICSASQLKGVLKTHLPRLQRLLESDDVNMRIAAGETIALLFELARDIDSEFEFDEWEELCNKLNALATDCNKHRAKTDKRKQRSVFRDVLKAVEEGDFQSETIRFGTERMTIDSWVRKRTYDAFREFVGSGMNYHLQANEFIRDVFELGPPVLVDSATMKAMKIPRFERHLHNSANFKARTKARSKFRDKRVDVGEF from the exons ATGCCAaggaacaagaagaagaaaggcaAGG gggGCCAGCATGGAGCTGTGCTGCCTTTCAGTGATGAGGACGCCTCCATCGAGACACTCAGTCATTGCAGCAGCTTCAGTGACGTCACAAGTGTAGCAGATGAAG gTGGAGAGGCAAGTGAGGACACTGCCCAGGAGGATTTTCAGTACAAGCTGAAGGGATTTATAGACAGCACAGTGGACAAGAG TGCCAAGACTAGACAGGGGGCTCTGGACGGTCTCAAGACGGCAATGGCCACTCGGATCCTGTACGAGTTCATCTCAGAGCGAAGGATGACCATCACAGACAGCATTGAGCGTTGCCTCAAGAAAG GCAAAGGCGAAGAGCAGAGGGCGGCGGCGTCTTTGGCGTGCTTGCTGTGCATTCAGTTGGGATCGGGAATCGAGAGCGAGGAGGTGTTCAAGTCTCTAAAGCCCATCTTCAAAAACATCCTGGCAGATGGGTCAGCTAACATCCAAGCGAGACAAGCG gtGGCGACAAGTTTGGGGCTCTGTACGCTTGTTGCAGAGGACGACATCTTG GACGTGCAGGCGACCATGGAGTGCTTCGAGAGCCTGTTCACCCGGTCCTACGCCCGGGCGGACGGAACCTGTCCTTCCATCAGTCCGCAGATGAGCCAGCTGCACGTCAACGCCCTGCTGTCCTGGGCCCTGCTGCTCACCATCTGCTCGGCCAGTCAGCTCAAAGGCGTCCTGAAAAC ACACCTGCCCAGGCTGCAGCGGCTGCTAGAGAGCGACGATGTCAACATGAGGATCGCTGCTGGGGAGACGATCGCTTTGCTCTTCGAGCTAGCCAGGGACATCGATTCT gAATTTGAGTTTGACGAGTGGGAGGAACTGTGCAATAAGCTGAACGCTCTAGCTACCGACTGCAACAAGCACCGAGCCAAGACGGACAAGAGGAAGCAGAGGTCTGTGTTCAGGGACGTACTAAAAGCTGTTGAG GAGGGGGACTTCCAGTCGGAGACGATTCGCTTCGGAACCGAGCGCATGACCATCGACAGCTGGGTCAGAAAGAGGACCTATGATGCTTTCAGAGAGTTTGTGGGATCTGGGATGAACTACCACCTTCAG GCAAACGAGTTCATCCGGGATGTGTTTGAACTGGGACCGCCCGTTTTGGTCGATTCAGCCACAATGAAGGCCATGAAAATCCCTCGCTTTGAAAGG CATCTCCACAACTCTGCTAACTTCAAGGCTCGGACCAAGGCCAGAAGCAAGTTCAGAGACAAGAGGGTGGATGTGGGAGAattctaa